In Pseudomonas hamedanensis, a single window of DNA contains:
- the folX gene encoding dihydroneopterin triphosphate 2'-epimerase, whose product MPQLQPGMARIRVKDLRLRTFIGINEDEILNKQDVLINLTILYAAQEAVRDNDIDHALNYRTITKAIIAHVEGNRFALLERLTQELLDLVMTNDSVLYAEVEVDKPHALRFAESVSITLAASR is encoded by the coding sequence ATGCCACAACTTCAACCAGGAATGGCACGCATCCGGGTCAAGGATTTGCGCTTGCGCACCTTTATCGGGATCAACGAGGACGAGATCCTCAACAAGCAGGATGTGCTGATCAACCTGACCATTCTGTATGCCGCGCAGGAAGCGGTGCGTGACAACGACATCGACCATGCGCTGAATTACCGCACCATCACCAAGGCGATCATCGCCCATGTCGAGGGCAACCGCTTCGCGCTGCTCGAGCGTCTGACCCAGGAACTGCTCGATCTGGTGATGACCAACGACTCGGTGCTGTACGCCGAAGTCGAAGTCGACAAACCGCACGCGCTGCGTTTCGCCGAGTCGGTCTCGATAACGCTCGCGGCAAGCCGCTAA